From the genome of Malus sylvestris chromosome 6, drMalSylv7.2, whole genome shotgun sequence, one region includes:
- the LOC126627405 gene encoding leucine-rich repeat receptor-like serine/threonine/tyrosine-protein kinase SOBIR1, translating into MAALSGTAAQLSLLTFLSLLLLINARLNLDPSDLQALTTIQKTLGFQFHISQPAPCNTPGVFCERRLSDNNTYVLRITRLVFKSHRLDGFLSQAIGRLSELKEISLAHNKLVDQIPSQLVDCRKLEILNLGDNQFSGQVPAALSNLIRLRTLDLSSNKLSGNLSFLKHFPNLESLSIADNFFSGKIPATIRSFRNLRSFNFAGNEFLEGSVPTMKGVEISATDVPKRYILAENSTTKNHNSTASANAQAPSNALAPGPSATKKHKKKNNKRKVGGWLLGFLAGALAGCISGFIFSLLFKLLLAVVKGGGKDGGPAIFSSLIKRKEDLAFLEKDDGLANLELIGRGGCGEVYKAELPGSNGKMIAIKKIVQPPKDADELTADEESKLMNKKMRQIRSEINTVSKIRHRNLIPLLAHVSRPDCHYLVYEFMKNGSLQDMLNQVSAGTRELDWLTRHKIALGVASGLEYLHMDNTPHIIHRDLKPANVLLDDDMEARIADFGLAKAMPDAQTHISTSNVAGTVGYIAPEYHQTFKFTDRCDIYSFGVVLGVLVMGKLPSDEFFQNTNEMSLVKWMRNVMTSENPRQAIDPKLLGNGYEEQMLLVLKIACFCTLDNPKERPNSKDVRCMLSQIKH; encoded by the coding sequence ATGGCAGCCTTATCCGGCACCGCCGCCCAGCTCAGCCTCCTCACCTtcctctccctcctcctcctcatcaacGCGAGACTCAATCTCGACCCTTCCGACCTCCAAGCCCTCACCACCATCCAAAAAACCTTGGGCTTCCAATTCCATATCAGTCAACCAGCTCCGTGCAACACTCCCGGTGTCTTCTGCGAGCGCAGGCTCTCGGACAACAACACCTACGTCCTCCGAATCACCCGGCTCGTCTTCAAATCACACCGCCTCGACGGCTTTCTGAGCCAGGCAATAGGGCGGCTCTCCGAGCTCAAAGAGATCTCTCTTGCTCACAACAAACTCGTTGACCAAATCCCATCTCAACTCGTTGACTGCCGGAAGCTTGAGATTCTCAACCTCGGAGACAACCAGTTTTCCGGGCAAGTTCCTGCCGCGCTGTCTAACCTCATTCGCCTTCGAACCCTCGACCTTTCGTCCAACAAGTTGTCCGGGAATTTGAGCTTCCTCAAGCATTTTCCCAACCTGGAAAGCCTTTCCATTGCTGACAATTTCTTCTCCGGGAAAATCCCAGCTACCATTCGTTCCTTTCGCAATCTTCGGTCTTTCAACTTCGCTGGAAACGAATTCCTCGAAGGCTCGGTGCCAACGATGAAAGGGGTCGAGATTTCAGCAACCGATGTGCCAAAACGTTACATTTTGGCTGAGAATTCAACCACAAAAAACCACAACTCCACAGCTTCTGCTAATGCTCAAGCTCCATCTAACGCTCTTGCTCCGGGTCCATCTGCAACAAAAAAGCACAAGAAGAAGAATAACAAGAGGAAGGTAGGAGGGTGGCTGCTCGGGTTTTTAGCCGGAGCACTGGCCGGATGTATATCCGGATTCATCTTTTCTCTGCTGTTCAAGCTGCTGTTGGCCGTGGTAAAAGGTGGCGGCAAAGATGGCGGTCCTGCGATTTTCAGTTCTCTGATCAAGAGGAAAGAGGACTTGGCTTTCCTGGAAAAAGATGATGGCCTGGCTAATTTGGAACTCATAGGAAGGGGTGGATGTGGAGAGGTTTATAAAGCCGAGTTGCCAGGAAGCAACGGCAAAATGATTGCAATAAAGAAGATAGTTCAACCCCCAAAAGATGCCGATGAACTGACCGCTGACGAGGAAAGTAAGCTTATGAACAAGAAGATGCGTCAAATCCGATCGGAGATCAACACCGTGAGCAAAATTAGGCACCGGAATCTTATTCCTCTGCTAGCCCACGTGTCTCGACCGGATTGTCATTACCTGGTCTACGAGTTCATGAAGAACGGGAGCTTGCAAGACATGTTGAATCAAGTTTCGGCGGGAACACGGGAGTTGGATTGGCTTACACGGCATAAGATTGCTCTCGGAGTGGCTTCAGGGCTTGAATACCTTCACATGGACAACACCCCTCACATCATTCACAGAGACCTCAAGCCCGCAAACGTCCTGCTGGATGATGATATGGAAGCTCGGATTGCAGATTTCGGGCTTGCAAAAGCAATGCCGGACGCTCAGACTCACATTTCAACTTCGAATGTAGCAGGAACTGTTGGCTATATAGCACCAGAATACCATCAGACATTCAAGTTCACAGACAGGTGTGATATATACAGTTTCGGGGTGGTGTTGGGGGTTCTGGTGATGGGAAAGCTTCCATCCGATGAGTTTTTCCAAAACACGAATGAGATGAGTCTGGTTAAGTGGATGAGGAATGTCATGACTTCGGAGAACCCTAGGCAGGCAATCGACCCGAAACTGTTGGGAAACGGATATGAGGAGCAAATGCTCCTGGTTCTCAAGATTGCTTGCTTTTGCACTCTGGATAACCCGAAAGAGAGGCCTAACAGTAAGGACGTTAGGTGTATGCTGTCTCAAATCAAGCACTAA
- the LOC126627417 gene encoding uncharacterized protein LOC126627417 → MASFVHKLARNAPSLRTAVSLRTHLFPNPTPSRISHHSHLGPPKSDCAEDPVPQFGPTSFHNAESPNSFPIFPNFPFGFCLNPISPAGLERLGVFEAVEVESEDARTIWADSVKKKRKKKMNKHKLKKLRKSLRRKSRA, encoded by the coding sequence ATGGCGAGCTTTGTTCACAAACTCGCCAGAAACGCACCGTCTCTGAGAACAGCGGTGTCCCTCAGAACCCATCTCTTCCCCAATCCCACACCCTCTCGTATTTCCCACCACAGCCATCTAGGCCCGCCCAAATCCGATTGCGCAGAAGACCCAGTTCCTCAATTTGGTCCCACAAGCTTCCACAATGCTGAATCTCCCAACTCCTTTCCCATTTTCCCCAATTTCCCATTTGGGTTTTGCTTAAATCCAATTTCCCCAGCTGGGTTGGAGCGGTTGGGTGTTTTCGAGGCTGTCGAGGTGGAGTCCGAAGATGCAAGGACGATTTGGGCTGACAgtgtgaagaagaagaggaagaagaagatgaacaagcaTAAATTAAAGAAGCTCAGGAAGAGTCTTCGCCGCAAGTCCAGAGCTTGA
- the LOC126627419 gene encoding protein MHF2 homolog: MEEHTFEPDLIHAIFKIVWSRRALERQMIEGADALDGETGAGTSKKNRPTSANGNALKLSCELLRNFTTEAVQRAATIAEAEGVSKIEPTHLERVLPQLLLDF; the protein is encoded by the exons ATGGAGGAACACACATTTGAGCCt GATCTAATTCACGCGATTTTCAAGATCGTCTGGTCCAGAAGAGCTCTCG AGCGTCAAATGATCGAAGGCGCCGATGCGTTGGACGGCGAG ACCGGAGCTGGAACATCGAAGAAGAATCGCCCCACATCAG CCAATGGAAATGCCTTAAAATTGAGCTGTGAACTTCTCCGGAACTTTACCACAG AGGCTGTGCAGCGTGCTGCTACAATTGCTGAAGCGGAGGGCGTGAGTAAAATTGAACCAACTCACTTGGAGCGGGTTCTCCCACAGTTGCTTTTGGATTTTTGA